In the genome of Bacillus thuringiensis, the window GCACTACCTTACTTCATATCTTATAATAAGAAACTACCTTCTCATCAAGAGAAGACTGAAATGAAGAACAAATCTCTGTCCGCTTAAATGGAATGTCTATAAAGTGTCCTAAAAAATATTACAAATTTCATTTTTTTTGCGAATATATGTACGTACACTTGTTCTCGAATGTTTTATACGTTATAATAACAACTTAAATAGCATTATTTACATATGAGGTGAAAAACATGAACAAAACAGAATTAATTAAAAACGTAGCACAAAATGCTGAGATTTCTCAAAAAGAAGCTACTGTAGTTGTACAAACTGTAGTAGAATCAATCACTAACACTTTAGCTGCTGGTGAAAAAGTACAACTTATCGGATTCGGTACATTCGAAGTTCGTGAAAGAGCTGCTCGTACAGGCCGTAACCCACAAACTGGTGAAGAAATGCAAATCGCAGCTTCTAAAGTACCTGCTTTCAAAGCTGGTAAAGAACTAAAAGAAGCTGTAAAATAATGAAAAATATCCTTCTCATTTATGAGAAGGATATTTTTTTCATAACATAATTAATAAAAATCTGACCATTATGCTGTTTCTTTTGTTCTTTTATGCAAATAAAACCTTTACTTTCAAAAAAAGGTTTTGCGGTAATGCTCGCCTCTGTATATATCTCCCTATGCCCCAATTTCACTGCTTCTTTTTCTAACTTCTGTAGTATGTATGAAGCGACTCTTTTCCCTTGATAATCTTTATGCGTAAATAAGCGATCTACGTAATGATCATCGTTATAATCTCCAAACCCCACAATCACACCGTTATGATCCGCTACATAACTAATATTCTTTTCTAAAGACTTTAACCAGCTTTCTCTATCTAGTCGATCCGGTGCCCACGCCTGTAGCTGTAACTCATTATAATCTTTTGCATTAACCGTATGAACTGTTTCATAGAACAATTGTAATACTTGATCTAAATTTTCTTTCTGGAATGTTCTAATTATAATATCTTTTAACATATATAAGTCTCCTTACCAAACTACCTCTTTACTTTTCTACTATATACGACTCCATATTTCTTCTTTATTATATCGTTTTAATTTCTATACGAACAAAAAAACAATACTTATTCAAAGTATTGTTTTTTAATTCTATTCAATTACTTAATGTAGCTTTTTAAGCTTTTAATTTAACTCTTTGTAATCGTAATGCATTTAATACAACAGATACAGAACTAAATGCCATCGCTGCTCCAGCAACCCAAGGTGCTAAGAAGCCTAATGCCGCAATTGGAATTCCTAACGCGTTATAAGCTAATGCCCAGAATAAATTTTGTTTAATATTTCTTATCGTCATTTTACTCATAAAGATCGCATCAGCAATACTATTTAAGTCACCGCGGATTAACGTTATATCCGCTGCTTCCATCGCTACATCCGTTCCCGTTCCAATTGCCATACCAATGTTCGCTGTAGCAAGAGCAGGAGCATCATTTATCCCATCTCCAACCATCGCTACTTTCTTACCATTTGCTTGCAATTTTTTCACTTCTTCTGCTTTTCCTTCTGGCAATACTTCTGCAATTACGTGATCAATACCAACTTGCTTTGCAATCGCCTGAGCAGTTTGTGTATTATCTCCTGTAATCATCACAACGTCTAGACCCATTTTTTTCAGTCTTGTGATAGCTGCTTTTGAAGTATCTTTCACAGTATCTGCAACGGCAACTATACCAGCATATTCTTTATCGATTGCAATAAGCATTGCTGTTTTTCCTTCTCGTTCTAGCTCTTCCATTGATTTTAAAACTTCTTCAATATCAATATTGAATTTCTTCATTAATCGACGTGTGCCAATTAATAATTGTTTTCCTTCTACGACTGATTCGATACCGAATCCAGGAATCGCTTCAAACGTTTCTGAACTTGGAATATCAATTTTCTTTTCTTTAATTCCTTCTACAATCGCTTCTGCAAGTGGGTGTTCAGAATTTTTTTCTGCCGCACCTACTAAACGTAGTATTTCTTCTTCATGGAATCCATCTGCTACAATTATATCTGTTAACACAGGCTTTCCGTTTGTCACAGTACCTGTTTTATCTAGAATAACTGTATCTAATCGATGCGTTGCTTCTAAATGCTCTCCGCCTTTAAATAAAATACCATACTCAGCTGATCTTCCTGATCCTGCCATAATAGATGTAGGCGTTGCAAGACCTAATGCACATGGACAAGCGATAACAAGTACTGCTATCATTTTCTCAAGTGCTCCGCCAAAATCACCAGGTGTAACAAATATCATCCATACTGCAAATGTGATAATCGCAATCACAACTACAACCGGTACGAAAATACCTGAAATTTGATCCGCTACCCTTTGAATAGGAGCTTTTGAACCTTGTGCCTCTTCTACTACTTTAATAATTTGAGCTAATGCAGTATCTCTGCCTACTTTAGTTGCTTTCACTTTTAAAAAACCATTTTTATTTATTGTCGAACCTATTACTACATCCCCAATTGACTTATCAACAGGAATACTTTCACCCGTTAACATCGATTCATCAATCGCTGATTTTCCTTCTACAATCTCACCATCTACTGGTATTTTTTCACCAGGCTTTACATAGACGATATCACCAGCTACTACTTCTTCAATCAAAATTTTTATTTCTGTTCCATCTCGCACAACTGTAGCTGTCTTCGCTTGTAAACCCATCAATTTTTTAATCGCTTCTGATGAGCGCCCTTTTGCTTTCGCTTCAAATAATTTACCTAAAATAATTAATGTAATAAGTACCGCACTCGTTTCAAAATATAAATCTGTCATATGTTCCGAAGAACCAATAGATTGAATACTTAAATATACACTATAGAAATACGCGGCCGACGTTCCAAGCGCCACGAGAACATCCATATTAGCACTTTTATTACGTAACGCTTTATAAGCCCCAACATAAAACTGTCCACCAATGATAAATTGAACAGGAGTTGCAAGTGCTAGTTGCACCCAAGGGTTCATTAACATATCTGGTAAATAAATAAACGACGTAAATGCGAAATGACTAACCATTGCCCACAATAATGGGAAAGATAAAATAAACGAAATAATAAACTTCTTCTTTTGTCTTTCAATTTCTTGTAGTCGATGATCAGTTGATGCATCTTGATCATCTAGTTTCACTTCTAATTTATATCCTAGCTTCGTAATCGCGCTCTTCATTTCATTTACATTAACTTCATCAGGATTAAAGTCTACTGTGGCTGATTCTAAAGCAAAATTTACTGTCGCCTTGTTCACACCATCTAACTTATTTAAACGCTTTTCAACTCTATTTGCACATGCTGCACATGTCATTCCTAAAACAGTAAATTCAGCTTTATCACTTACAATTCCATATCCTAATGATTCAACTTTTTCTTTAAATTGTTGCGGATTTGTTTTAGTTGGATCGTACATTATTTTTGTTTTTTCAAGCGCAAAATTTACATTTGCCTCATGAACACCTTCTACTTTTTTTAGACCTTTTTCAATTCTATTTGCACATGCCGCACATGTCATTCCTGATATTTGAAGATTGGCCTCTTTTTTTTCATTCATGTCTCTCACCTCTATATACCCTTATGAGGTATAATTATTAGCAAAATAAATCGTACTTCATTTAAAGTACGATTTATTTCCATATCTAAAAATAATTATTGAACATCGTATCCTTGATCTTCGATTACAGCAACGATATCTTTTAATGTTACAGCAGACGAGTCGATAGTAACTTCAACAGTTCCTTCTGCTAATTGAACCTTCACTTGTTCAACACCGTTTAGCTCTTTCACACTGCTTTCGATAGCATTTACACAATGTCCACAAGACATACCTTCAACTTGTAATGTTAACTGTTCCATTTAAAATCCTCCTCTTGTTTATTCATTGTTTGTTAATCACAATTACATCTTACCATACCCCCCTAAGGTAATCAATGGTTTTATATCATGATTTTTCAATTATTTTCTAAAAGTTTATTTTACACACACTTTTTCACTACAATACACCAAAATCCAATATAAGGATAAACAAAAAAACAAGCCAGTTAAATACTAGCTTGTTTTTACGCTTTTGAAAAACGTTCAAATACTGTCATTAATTCTTCAATTGCTTCGTCACCATTTCCATTTTTAATAGCTCCTGAAACACAATGACTCGTATGATTTTTGAGAACGCCCATTCCTACTTTTTTCATCGCTGCATTAATCGCTGAAATTTGCACTAAAATATCTACGCAATAACGATCATTTTCAATCATGTTTTGAATACCGCGGACCTGTCCTTCAATTCTCTTTAATCTATTTATAATCTGTTCTTTTTCTTTTTCTGATCTATGTGTTACTGCTTCATGCTCTTTATGATCCATATTATCACCTTCTTAAAGTTTCTCTTCATCCAATAAAACAATTGTTTTTTATGAGTATACCAATTATAGCATTAAATATCTACGCATGATACCCCATAAGAGTATATTTACACTTTATGATTATTCTTAACAACTCATTAGCTTCTTAATCTCAATTTTCAGTATACCCTTTCCTTTTTGCCGAAAAAATCATTATATCTCTCATCAAAATTCAATAAAGTGAAACAAGAATAAGCGGGGATTACCCGCCCCCGCTTATTCTTCGTCTATAATGTTTAAATTTTAATTTTCAGATATTTAATCCAAGAATTTTTTCTTTCCATATATAATTATTGCTGATCACATACTTTTGTATCATTCACTACTGAAGTTCCTTCAACGGTTACCGTATGAAAACAGTCATTTACTCGAACTGTCACAACATTATCTTGCCGATCAATGATATGATATTCATTAAAATTTTTATTTAGAGCACTGCGAATTTGTTCTCCTTCATAAATTGGGATGCCATGCGATAGAACCCAAATAAGTCCAGCGATAGCAAGAATAGTTTTCATACGATCTACCTCCTTGGGAATATAGTGAACTTTTAATCCATGCTTTTTCAGCTCTAAGAATCATGATTGGAATAAACCAAGCCTTTTTGGAAATAAGTTCATTTCGTCTATTTTATGTTTATGCTAATTGTGACCGATTTGTGACAACTTTTTGTCTCTTTAGACGAAAAGTTGAAACAAAACTTTCAAAAAGAACAATTCTACATATTAAAAAGGTTATGGAATGTTTCATCCATAACCTTTTTAAGCTCAATTCTACAACTCATACACCGTACTTCATGTGATCTTTGTAGACTTGTTTTATTTTCGTTCAGTGGCATCAAAGCAAAACTTCGAAAATACTTCCCACACAAGTTCATTTCTGCTACTTACCCCAGTCTTTTCAAAAATGGATTTTAAATGATCTTGTACCGTGTATATAGATATACAAAGTTCTTGGGCTAATTCCTTTGTCGACATACCTGTAAGAATTTTACGTATTACTTGCTTCTCACGCATTGTAAAACTATAAGTTTCCATAATAAGTGGAAAAATCTCTTCCGGTCTTGCTCTTTCGAATAGAACAATATAACCATCTTGAAAACTACTTGTATGTTCTAACTTACTAACCCGAATGATTAAAAAATGGCCATAGGCTAAAGGTAGACAAACTTTTTCTTCTCTATTCATACACCCTACATTATACTCGTTAGCCTTTACTTTCGAACAAACTGCACGTATTGGTCTTGGTATTTCTTTTATATTTAACTGTTCATACTTTCTAAGATTTGAAAGCCACTCGCTGCCATCTTGATTCCAATATAATACATTAAATTCCTCACTTACTATAATCGTGCCTGTGCCTATCACCTTCTCTTCTGAAAAAGGTATAGGAACTGCCTTCTTTAAAGCCTCTCCAGCAATTGGGACTATCGTTGCTAAGTACTTACAATCATCGATATGAAACGCGGGACTTGTACTTCCTCGAAATAAACTAAGATGGCCATAACATTTTCCCTTACTCATACAAACGCCCCTTAATTCATCTCCAAAATTTGCTGGTTTTAAAATATTTCGGTATCTCGAACTTTTCTTTTGTTCACCATTTGTCGCCATACTTAGAGAAGCAACATGAGGGGAGTGTTCTGTTAAACATTTAAATTTATTAAAATCATCTTCTAAAAATTCATTCATAAACAATTGTGGATGAATCTTTTCAACACTCTCATCGGTAAATGCCCCAGTAGATAAAAAAGAAATCGGGTCTATAGTTGTAAAACAAGCGGCGTCAAAATCAATGACTTTACGTATCAAGTGGAGAAATGACTCTTGAAATGACCTTATAGAACTTATATGATTCGCCACCATTGTAATTTCTTTCATTGTTTTTTCATGCATCCTCTTCCCCCCCCAGATTTACGGGATTGTTCCCCTTCATAATTTCATTTCATAATAAACCTATAAAACACATACTTAGGAGGTTTAAAATGAATTGGAATGATACTACCGTAAATTCATATGAACAAAGAATTCCATGTAAAATCCCAGGCTACTACCACTTATATGAAATGATGAATCATTTCTTGTTTACTACACTCCCTAAAAAGAATACCAATCCCAATTTGCTAGTTATAGGTGCTGGTGGCGGACAAGAAATTCTCTCAATAGGCAAACAAAATAGTAATTTATCTTTTACAGGTGTCGATCCATCTGAAAGCATGCTACAGTTAGCTAAAAAAAGAATTAAAAACGAAGGCATACAAAATCATGTTCATCTTGTACATGGAACTATCCACACATTATTACCAAATCAGTTATTTGACGCTGCCACCTGTATGCTTGTCCTGCACTTCATTCCAACTAATAAGGAGAAAAAAGAACTTATTAATGACATCAGTAGTCGCCTAAAGCCTGGTGCGCCATTCTTTCTCTCTTCAATAAATGGTGTGCCCCATACGAGTATATTTTCTACACAATTACATGCTTGGCGCAACCATATGATGCAAAATCAAATTCCATTAGAAGATTGGGACCGATTTGAAAATTCTTTTGAAACAGAAATATTCCCTATTTCCGAAGCTAATTTATTAACTATCATGAAGGAATGTGGCTTTACTCAAATGACTCGCTTTTTCACTAGTTTTTTAATTGATGGATACGTTGCCTTTAAACAATAAGGAAAAAAGGTAAGCAATTGCTTACCTTTTTTCCTATACGTAACTAATAAACCTCAACCCTTTACTTAAAGACGTCGGCACAACAGATGCATGATTCTCCCCTTCAGCTTCATAAAACTTAAATTTAAGTTTATCGTGGTTTACTTGGAGAAGGCGCTCTGATAATTCATTTGCACCTACAACCATATGCTCTCGTTCTAGTGACCCAACTGTAAGGAACACTCCTGTTTCAAACTTAGCATTGTTTAATTCATGTATAAGGCTCTCTTCTTTTTCAAGAACGGATTTATTATTCCACCATATAGATGGACTACTAATAAAATAATTTTGAAAAGCATTTAAGTTTGTAAATAGTATATGCAAAGCAAATAGTCCACCTAAAGAATGTCCAAATAACGTTTGCTTACTTTTATCAATCTCAAAATTCTTTTCAATTTGTGGTTTCAGTTCTTCTTCAATAAAAGTAAAGAAATTATGTGCTCCTCCTGTTTTAGGCCACGGTTTACCGTCTGGTTTTAAAGGGGCATCTTTTGAAATTACGCTAGGCGTAAAATCATAGCATCTTTCTTCCCCTGAAAATGCGCCTTCAATTGGATACCCCACTCCTACTATAATAGCTGGTGAAACACCGGTTTTTTCCGCTCTTACTGATTGTATTTTAACTGCTTCATGAAATGTTTGAAAAAAGGCATTGCCATCTAATACGTAAATAACAGGATATCCTGAATCCGGTGCTGGTTGCCTCGGCTTTGAAATATGAATTTGATATTCCTTACCTTCTAATTTTGAATACATTTTCCACTGCTCTGTATTAGATGTTATAATCTGCTGTTTTTCAATTGTAGTATTCACCCTATCCCCCCCTTTTAACTTGTTACATATATTTCGATTTTTTCTTCTTGAGATACAACGCTATCATAACCGAAACAAACAGGAGCCCCATTATACGGATCAATCATGACACGCGCATCAATATGAAATACTTCTTTTAACACTTCATTTGTAATGATTTCTTCTGGGCTACCAGTTGTAACAATTTCGCCTTCCTTCATTGCAATAATTTCATCTGAAAACCTTGATGCATGGTTAATATCATGTAATACCATAACAACCGTACAATTATGTTCTTTATTTAACTTCTCCACAATTTGTAATACATCTAATTGATGAGACATATCAAGGTATGTAGTTGGCTCATCTAATAGCAACACTTCTGTCTCTTGTGCTAATGCCATCGCTAGCCATACCTTTTGTCTTTGACCGCCTGATAAATTTGCAATTTGTCTCGTTCGAAATTCAGAAGTTTTCGTTATATCTAATGCCCAATCAATCATTTCTTTATCTTTTGTCGTTAACTTATTTACGTTATTGCGATGTGGATAGCGTCCATAAGAAATTAATTCTTCCACTTTAAGTTCACCTGGTGCAATTGGAGTTTGCGGGAGTAAAGCTAACTGCTTCGCAATTTCTTTCGTTGGAATTGTATGTAAATCTTGCCCTTGCAAATATACTTTTCCGCTTTTTTGTTTTAAAATTCTTCCCATCGTTTTTAACAATGTCGATTTACCGCAACCGTTTGGGCCTATAATTGTCGTTACTTTTCCTTCTTGTATTTCCACATTTAAATCGCGAAACACTGTAAGCTTTTCATAACTTGTTTCTAAATTTTTTGCACTTAAAATACTCACTTTTATTCCTCCTCTTACGCTTTCGCCTTATAAAGTAAATATAAGAAATACGGTACACCGACAATAGAAATAACGATTCCAACTGGTAGCTCTACAGGTGTGAAAACTGTTTTCGCAATAAAGTCTGAAGCAATTACAAGAAACATTCCGATTACGCCGCACGTAGGAATTATATACTTATGTTGAATACCGACAAGCCTTTTCGCTATATGCGGTGCCATTAAGCCAATAAAACCGATACTCCCTGAAACAGCAACACATGCGCTCACAAGCCCGATACTACTTAATAGTAAAATCGATTTCTCTCTTTCTACTGAAACACCTAAACTTGTAATACTCGTTTCTTCCAATTGAAATAAATCTAATAAATAAGCTTTCTTTTGTATAAGCGGAATTAAGATAATAAGCCATGGTAACATAGCCACAATATACTTCCAGTTCGCACTATATATGCTTCCAGACACCCACACTGCAGCCATTTCAAAATCAGTTGACTTCATTTTGAGTGATAAATACATAGAAAAGGCTCCAAATCCTGATCCAATTGCAATCCCTGTTAATAAAAGTCGCTGTGAATCTAATTTACCGTTTTTCCAAGAAAACAGATAAATGATGATAGCTGCACCTAATCCGCCTACTAAACCAAACATTGGCATCATCATAATAGAAACCCAGTCTGTGCTTTTTAATTGTCCTTGAAAGAAAAACATAAAAATGACGATCGCTGTTCCTGCTCCGGCATTTACGCCTAAAATACCTGGGTCCGCCAACCCATTTCTCGTAATCCCTTGAATAACGGCACCCGCAACACCAAGGCCTAATCCTACTAATCCAGCAATTATGATACGCGGAAGGCGAAACTCAAAAATAACTAAATCATGTTCTGGTACTGGATCAATTCTAAACAGTGTTTTAAATACATCTGTAATCGTAATGTCGAACGTACCATTTGTTAAACTAATATAAATAGCACATAGTATTAAAAATATAATAATCCCCATCGTCATTCCGAAACGTTGACTTGAACTTTTAAGCATGTCTCTCTCCTCCTCTAGTACGGATTAAATAAAGGAAGAAAGGAATTCCAATTAAAGAGGTAACGACTCCAATAGGTGTTTCAAATGGATAGTTTACAAATCTACTTAAAACGTCACATAACGCTAAGAAAACGCCACCAATAACTCCTGCACATGGCAAAATCCACTTATAATCTACCCCAATTATAAAGCGGGTAATGTGCGGAATAATTAAACCTACAAAACCAACTTTCCCCACTAAAGCAACTGCTGTTCCTGTTAAAAAGATAACTGATAAAATTGCCATCGCTTTAACTAGTTTTGTACGTTGCCCTAAATTAATAGAAACCTCTTCGCCTAATGAAAGAATGGTAATAGATTTTGATATTAACAGTGCTAAAATTATTCCAATTATCCCAAACGGTATCGTGATTTTAATGATATTAGGATCTACTTGATCTAACTTTGCATTAAACCAAAAACTAACATTTTGAGAAATTTGGAAATACGAAGCCATTGCAGCCGATACACTACTTAAAAATGTTCCAATAACTGTTCCTATAATCGCTAACCTAACTGGTGATAAGCCATTTTGAAGGAGCGAACCAAAACCAAACACGATACCGGCTCCTAGTGCAGAACCAATCATTGAACATAAAACCATACCAATTGATGACATTCCCGGAAGAAAAATCATGCTAAGTGTAATAACAAAGGCAGCACCATCCGTCACACCCATAATAGAAGGGGATGCAAGATAGTTTCTTGTCATCCCCTGCATAAGTGCTCCTGATATGGCTAGAAATGCTCCGACTAAAAGAGCTGCAACTACCCTTGGTAAACGTGAAGTAATAATAATATTATGATTTACATCGCTTGAATCAAAATGAAATAATGCGTTCCACACTGTTTCAGCGTCAATACTTTTTGCCCCATACAAAATCGAAAGTATAACTGTAAATAAGATGAGTATGGGTGCTATACATAATATAGTTACTGGTACTGCATTTGTTTTCTGCATATCATTCAACGCACCTTACTTATTGTATTATTTAGATAAATTTTTCACTGCTTCTTTTAAGAATGCTGTTTTACTCCAAGCTGTACCACCTTGTGCCATTGGGTCTACAACATTTACAAATACTTTCTTTTCTTTCGCAGCGTTCATACTTTGCCAAATTGGATTATTTTCAATGTCTTCTAGCACTTTCGGTTTATTATTTTCACTTGCCTCGTATTGTAAGAAGATATAATCAGGATTAACTTCAGCTAATTTTTCTAAAGAAATTTTTTCTTGTGCTTTTACCGTTTTAAGTTGTTCTGGAGCAGTTAGTCCAAGATCTTTATAAATTACGGGGTTAAAGTATACTCCTTCTGGGTATAGGAATAAGTCATTTGCTCTTAGTCTAATGACAAGTACTTTTTTATCTTTTAACTTATCTCCTAGTTTTGCTTTTGCTTTTTCAGCATCCGAATTGTAGTCTTTAATAATTTTTTCTGCTTTATCTTTTTTACCAGTTAATTCTCCCATTAACTTTAAGTTATCTTCCCAATTTGTTGAAACGTGTGATACCGGGAATGTAGGAGCTACTTTCGTAAACTTTTCAGCTGTTTCTGCTGGGAATTTCGTACTTGATGTAATAACGTCTGGTTTTAATTGAAGTAATGTTTCGAAATTTGGTTCCATTTTCTCACCAACAGATTTCGCACCTTCTAAATCTTTCTCAAGATACTTCGGTAATTTACCACCCACAGTAATGGCACCAACTGGTTTAATTCCAAGTACTGCCGCATCTTCCATTGACTCTAAACTAGCTGTCGCAATTTTATCTACTTTTGCTGGCACTGTATATTCTTTACCTAAATATGTAATTTTTCGCTTTTCATCTTTTTTCGTTTCCGTAGCTTTCGTCTGTTGTTTTTGCTCGCCTGAAGTTTTATCCGTACTATTACATGCCGCTAAACCTACACTTAAAACTGTAACCATCCCTAAAGTAAATAATTTCTTGTTCATCTTTATATGTCTCCTCTCGAATTTTCAAACTATATTCTCAATAAAATTTAACTATATGAATCTTGTCCCATATATATATTTCATTAGATTAATAATTTTATCCAGAACTCATTCTCGTTCACTTCCCCTAGACTATAATTCTTTTACACCTTCATCATTTGATAATCATTTTCACTGATAATGATTATCGTTACTAAGTATATATTTAATATAGAATTATTTCAAGAATGATTTGAAAAATTTTAACAAACTGAATAAAAAAAGAAGTATCCACCTAATATTAGGGAGATACTTCTTTTTTAGAAATTTATATGTAATTCAACTGGACAATGGTCTGACCCCATTACTTCACTATTAATTTTCACTTCTGTTATTTGGTCTTTCATTCTTTCCGAAACACAAAAATAATCTAAACGCCATCCAATATTTTTTGCTCTCGCTCCCATCCGATACGACCACCACGAATATGCACCTTCCTGATTAGGATAAAGATAACGATACGTATCAACAAACCCTTCTTCTAAAATACATGTAAATTTCTCTCGTTCCTCATCAGAGAATCCAGGGTTTTTACGATTACTTTTTGGATTTTTTAAATCGATTTCTTTATGAGCAACATTTAAGTCTCCACAAAAAATAACTGGTTTTTTCTCATCTAATCGTTTGATATATGACCTGAAATCATCTTCCCATTTCATTCTGTAATCTAATCTTTCTAATCCACGTTTTGAATTTGGTGTATACAACGTTATCATGTAAAAATCTTCGAATTCTAAAGTAATAAGTCGCCCTTCTTGGTCATGCTCTTCAATGCCTAAACCATATGTAACTGAAAGCGGTTCTTTTTTCGAAAAAATAGCTGTTCCTGAATATCCTTTTTTCACAGCATAATTCCAGTATGTATAATATCCCTCTAGATTTAAATCAATTTGCCCTTCTTGTAATTTAATCTCTTGTAGACAAAATATATCAGCACTTGATTCCTCAAGATATTCCAAAAATCCACCTTTTGCGATAACTGCTCGCAAACCATTTACATTCCATGAAATTAACTTCACTTTTAGCCCTCCTCTTGATGTTTATTTCCAAATTTCATGCTATCACAAAATAGAAAAACAATCATATTTCCACCTTTGTAATCTTGCTCTTACATTTATGAATACATACATACGCACTTTATTCAGGTTATACTAACTTCAGAGGTGATGTTCTTTGCACAATGAAGGAGTTACATTAACAAATGAGTATTGGCAAGCAATTATTCATAATGATTCTTCCTATGATAGCAAATTCTTTTATGCTGTGAAATCAACTGGAATCTTTTGCAGACCATCATGCAAATCAAGAATACCGAATAGAAACAATGTACGAATTTTTCATCATGCGGAACAAGCATTAAGTGAAAACTTTCGCCCGTGCAAACGTTGTAAGCCAAACGGGATCACTTTGCCTAATGAAGAGTGGGTAGAACAAATTAAAGACTATATCGAAAAGCATTATGACGAATCCTTAACTCTCGACATGCTTGCGGAAATGTGTCACGGTAGCCCTTTTCATTTGCAGCGTA includes:
- a CDS encoding alpha/beta hydrolase; the encoded protein is MNTTIEKQQIITSNTEQWKMYSKLEGKEYQIHISKPRQPAPDSGYPVIYVLDGNAFFQTFHEAVKIQSVRAEKTGVSPAIIVGVGYPIEGAFSGEERCYDFTPSVISKDAPLKPDGKPWPKTGGAHNFFTFIEEELKPQIEKNFEIDKSKQTLFGHSLGGLFALHILFTNLNAFQNYFISSPSIWWNNKSVLEKEESLIHELNNAKFETGVFLTVGSLEREHMVVGANELSERLLQVNHDKLKFKFYEAEGENHASVVPTSLSKGLRFISYV
- a CDS encoding helix-turn-helix transcriptional regulator, which translates into the protein MHEKTMKEITMVANHISSIRSFQESFLHLIRKVIDFDAACFTTIDPISFLSTGAFTDESVEKIHPQLFMNEFLEDDFNKFKCLTEHSPHVASLSMATNGEQKKSSRYRNILKPANFGDELRGVCMSKGKCYGHLSLFRGSTSPAFHIDDCKYLATIVPIAGEALKKAVPIPFSEEKVIGTGTIIVSEEFNVLYWNQDGSEWLSNLRKYEQLNIKEIPRPIRAVCSKVKANEYNVGCMNREEKVCLPLAYGHFLIIRVSKLEHTSSFQDGYIVLFERARPEEIFPLIMETYSFTMREKQVIRKILTGMSTKELAQELCISIYTVQDHLKSIFEKTGVSSRNELVWEVFSKFCFDATERK
- a CDS encoding metal-sensing transcriptional repressor, with protein sequence MDHKEHEAVTHRSEKEKEQIINRLKRIEGQVRGIQNMIENDRYCVDILVQISAINAAMKKVGMGVLKNHTSHCVSGAIKNGNGDEAIEELMTVFERFSKA
- a CDS encoding heavy metal translocating P-type ATPase, encoding MNEKKEANLQISGMTCAACANRIEKGLKKVEGVHEANVNFALEKTKIMYDPTKTNPQQFKEKVESLGYGIVSDKAEFTVLGMTCAACANRVEKRLNKLDGVNKATVNFALESATVDFNPDEVNVNEMKSAITKLGYKLEVKLDDQDASTDHRLQEIERQKKKFIISFILSFPLLWAMVSHFAFTSFIYLPDMLMNPWVQLALATPVQFIIGGQFYVGAYKALRNKSANMDVLVALGTSAAYFYSVYLSIQSIGSSEHMTDLYFETSAVLITLIILGKLFEAKAKGRSSEAIKKLMGLQAKTATVVRDGTEIKILIEEVVAGDIVYVKPGEKIPVDGEIVEGKSAIDESMLTGESIPVDKSIGDVVIGSTINKNGFLKVKATKVGRDTALAQIIKVVEEAQGSKAPIQRVADQISGIFVPVVVVIAIITFAVWMIFVTPGDFGGALEKMIAVLVIACPCALGLATPTSIMAGSGRSAEYGILFKGGEHLEATHRLDTVILDKTGTVTNGKPVLTDIIVADGFHEEEILRLVGAAEKNSEHPLAEAIVEGIKEKKIDIPSSETFEAIPGFGIESVVEGKQLLIGTRRLMKKFNIDIEEVLKSMEELEREGKTAMLIAIDKEYAGIVAVADTVKDTSKAAITRLKKMGLDVVMITGDNTQTAQAIAKQVGIDHVIAEVLPEGKAEEVKKLQANGKKVAMVGDGINDAPALATANIGMAIGTGTDVAMEAADITLIRGDLNSIADAIFMSKMTIRNIKQNLFWALAYNALGIPIAALGFLAPWVAGAAMAFSSVSVVLNALRLQRVKLKA
- a CDS encoding GNAT family N-acetyltransferase codes for the protein MLKDIIIRTFQKENLDQVLQLFYETVHTVNAKDYNELQLQAWAPDRLDRESWLKSLEKNISYVADHNGVIVGFGDYNDDHYVDRLFTHKDYQGKRVASYILQKLEKEAVKLGHREIYTEASITAKPFFESKGFICIKEQKKQHNGQIFINYVMKKISFS
- a CDS encoding HU family DNA-binding protein; translation: MNKTELIKNVAQNAEISQKEATVVVQTVVESITNTLAAGEKVQLIGFGTFEVRERAARTGRNPQTGEEMQIAASKVPAFKAGKELKEAVK
- the copZ gene encoding copper chaperone CopZ — protein: MEQLTLQVEGMSCGHCVNAIESSVKELNGVEQVKVQLAEGTVEVTIDSSAVTLKDIVAVIEDQGYDVQ
- a CDS encoding class I SAM-dependent methyltransferase, translating into MNWNDTTVNSYEQRIPCKIPGYYHLYEMMNHFLFTTLPKKNTNPNLLVIGAGGGQEILSIGKQNSNLSFTGVDPSESMLQLAKKRIKNEGIQNHVHLVHGTIHTLLPNQLFDAATCMLVLHFIPTNKEKKELINDISSRLKPGAPFFLSSINGVPHTSIFSTQLHAWRNHMMQNQIPLEDWDRFENSFETEIFPISEANLLTIMKECGFTQMTRFFTSFLIDGYVAFKQ